The genomic stretch tctaccaccacaccagcaggacccaccacaacaactgtaggtcccacaactacaacacaatctactaccaaaccagcaggacccaccacaacaactgaaggacccactacgacaacacgatctaccaccacaccagcaggacccaccacaacaactgaaggtcccacgaCGACAACAaaatctaccaccacaccagcaggacccaccacaacaactgaaggtcccaccacgacaacacgatctaccaccacaccagcaggaaccactacaacaactgaaggtcccactacgacaacaaaatctaccaccacaccagcagaacccaccacaacaactgaaggtcccacaactacaacacaatctaccaccacaccagcaggacccaccacaacaaccgaaggtcccactacgacagTAAAATCTACAACAACATCAGCAGGACCCactacaacaactgaaggtcccactatgacaacacgatctaccaccacaccagcaggacccaccacaacaactgaaggtcccacgaCGACAACAaaatctaccaccacaccagcaggacccaccataacaactgaaggtcccactacgacaacacgatctaccaccacaccagcaggacccaccacaacaactgaaggtcccacttcgacaacacgatctaccaccacaccaacaggacccaccacaacagctgaaggtcccactacgacaacacgatctaccaccacaccagcaggacccactacaacaactgaaggtctcactacgacaacaaaatcaacaaccacaccagcaggacccaccacaacaactgaaggtcccactacgacaacacgatctaccaccacaccagcaggacccactacaacaactgaaggtcccactacgacaacaaaatctaccaccacaccagcaggacccaccacaacaactgaaggtcccacaactacaacacaatctactaccacaccagcaggacccaccacaacaaccgaaggtcccactacgacagTAAAATCTACAACAACATCAGCAgaacccaccacaacaactgaaggtcccacttcaacaataaaatcaacaaccacaccagcagcacccaccacaacaactgaaggacCCACGACGACAACAcgatctaccaccacaccagtaggacccaccacaacaactgtaggtcccacaactacaacacaatctactaccacaccagcaggacccaccacaacaactgaaggtcccaccacgacaacacgatctaccaccacaccagcaggaaccactacaacaactgaaggtcccactacgacaacaaaatctaccaccacatcagcagaacccaccacaacaactgaaggtcccacaactacaacacaatctaccaccacaccagcaggacccaccacaacaaccgaaggtcccactacgacagTAAAATCTACAACAATATCAGCAGGACCCactacaacaactgaaggtctcACTACGACAACAcgatctaccaccacaccagcaggacccaccacaacaactgaaggtcccacgaCGACAACAaaatctaccaccacaccagcaggacccaccataacaactgaaggtcccactacgacaacacgatctaccaccacaccagcaggacccaccacaacaactgaaggtcccacttcgacaacacgatctaccaccacaccaacaggacccaccacaacagctgaaggtcccactacgacaacacgatctaccaccacaccagcaggacccactacaacaactgaaggtcccactacgacaacaaaatctaccaccacaccagcaggacccaccacaacaactgaaggtcccacttcgacaacacgatctaccaccacaccaacaggacccaccacaacaactgaaggtcccactacgacaacacGATCGACAACAcgatctaccaccacaccagcaggacccactacaacaactgaaggtcccactacgacaacaaaatcaacaaccacaccagcaggacccaccacaacaactgaaggtcccactacgacaacaaaatctaccaccacaccagcaggacccaccacaacaactggaggtcccacaactacaacacaatctaccaccacaccagcaggacccactacaacaactgaaggtcccactacgacaacaaaatcaacaaccacaccagcaggacccaccacaacaactggaggtcccacaactacaacacaatctaccaccacaccagcaggacccactacaacaactgaaggtcccacaaGTACAACAcaatctaccaccacaccagcaggacccactacaacaactgaaggtcccactacgacaacaaaatcaacaaccacaccagcaggacccaccacaacaacggaAGGTCCCACCACGACAACAcaatctaccaccacaccagcaggaaccactacaacaactgaaggtcccacttcGACAACAaaatctaccaccacaccagcagaacccaccacaacaactgaaggtcccacaactacaacacaatctaccaccacaccagcaggacccaccacaacaaccgaaggtcccactacgacagTAAAATCGACAACAACATCAGCAGGACCCactacaacaactgaaggtcccactacgacaacacgatctaccaccacaccagcaggacccaccacaacaactgaaagTCCCACGACGACAACAcgatctaccaccacaccaaCAGGACCCactacaacaactgaaggtcccactacgacaacacgatctaccaccacaccagcaggacccaccacaacaactgaaggtcccactacgacaacaaaatcaacaaccacaccagcaggacccaccacaacaactgaaggtcccactacgacaacagagtctaccaccacaccagcaggacccactacaacaactgaaggtcccacaaGTACAACAcaatctaccaccacaccagcaggacccactacaacaactgaaggtcccactacgacaacaaaatcaacaaccacaccagcaggacccaccacaacaactgaaggtcccaccacgacaacacgatctaccaccacaccagcaggacccactacaacaactgaaggttccactacgacaacaaaatctaccaccacaccagcaggacccaccacaacaactggaggtcccacaactacaacacaatctaccaccacaccagcaggacccacaacaacaactgaaggtcccacttcgacaacacgatctaccaccacaccagcaggacccaccacaacaaccgaaggtcccacaactacaacacaatttaccaccacaccagcaggacccactacaacaactgaaggtcccactacgacaacacgatctaccaccacaccagcaggacccaccacaacgaCTGAAGGTCCCACGACGACAACAaaatctaccaccacaccagcaggacccaccacaacaactgaaggtcccacgacgacaacacgatctaccaccacaccagcaggacccaccacaacaactgaaggtcccactataacaacacgatctaccaccacaccagcaggacccaccacaacaactgaaggtcccactacgacaacaaaatcaacaaccacaccaacaggacccaccacaacaactgaaggtcccactacgacaacacgatctaccaccacaccagcaggacccactacaacaactgaaggtcccactacgacaacacgatctaccaccacaccagcaggacccaccacaacaactgaaggtcccacgaCGACAACAaaatctaccaccacaccagcaggacccaccacaacaactgaaggtcctactacgacaacaaaatctaccaccacaccagcaggacccaccacaacaactgcaggtcccacaactacaacacaatctactaccacaccagcaggacccaccacaacaactgaaggtcccactacgacaacagagtctaccaccacaccagcaggacccaccacaacaactgaaggtcccactacgacaacaaaatcaacaaccacaccagcaggacccaccacaacaactgaaggtcccactacgacagtaaaatcaacaaccacaccagcaggacccaccacaacaactgaaggtcctactacgacaacaaaatctaccaccacaccagcaggacccaccacaacaactgaaggtcccactacgacaacacgatctaccaccacaccagcaggacccaccacaactactgaaggtcccactacgacaacaaaatctaccaccacaccagcaggacccaccacaacaactgtaggtcccacaactacaacacaatctactaccacaccagcaggacccaccacaacaactgtcggtcccacaactacaacacaatctactaccacaccagcaggacccaccacaacaactgaaggtcccactacaacaataaaatcaacaaccacaccagcaggacccaccacaacaactgaaggtcccactacgacaacaaaatcaacaaccacaccagcaggacccaccacaacaactgaaggtcccactacgacaacaaaatctaccaccacaccagcaggacccaacacaacaactgaaggtcccactacaacaacaaaatcaacaaccacaccagcaggacccaccacaacaactgaaggtcccacttcGACAACACGATCGACAACAcgatctaccaccacaccagcaggacccactacaacaactgaaggtcccactacgacaacaaaatcaacaaccacaccagcaggacccaccacaacaactgaaggtcccactacaacaataaaatctaccaccacaccagcaggatccaccacaacaactgaaggtcccactacgacaacacaatctaccaccacaccagcaggacccaccacaacaactgtaggtcccacaactacaacacaatctactaccacatcagcaggacccaccacaacaactgaaggtcccactacgacagTAAAATCTACAACAACATCAGCAGGACCCACcgcaacaactgaaggtccaaCTACTCCAGGTCAAACTACAGTATGCTTCTGTGTTGTCAATGGCAAGCATTATAGACCAGGTAAGATAATAAGTATGATCAAACAGTCTTCATATGATACATTTTCGGATTATGTTTCTGTTCAATCGCGTCTCTGATGTCTTTTTTAAGGGGAAATCATTCTAGACATGGAACACATTGGATCAGGAGTATGTCTCACTATGATATGTTCAGATATTTGTGAGATTAATAATAAGACTGAGCCTTGCTGGACCACACCCTTGCCAAAACCTACCCCCTCTGTACCTACCTGCCCAGACTGGGAAGTCGCAGTAAGAACTGTCATTTTTCTTCGAcatattcagactttattctcatatagtAGGACGGAGGTTTGTTATACATGGAAGCctttgttaaatattttttcttattttccttCAGCAAAATGAGACCTTCTTGCTGTGCAACTGCactatggcaagatgcattgaaaacaacacaatagaaataattcCCTACGAATGTCCACCCTTAAAGAATATCACTTGTACCAATGGAAAGAAACCTGTTCTTGTTTCTGATAAAGACCACTGCTGCCATCATTACGCTTGTGACTGTAAGCAATTTATGACAAATTGATCCGTCACTAGatttgtgtttcttttcttcTATTCTTTTTACATGTGCTTGTTTAATTTCAGGTGAATGTAAAGGCTGGGGAGATCCTCATTACATCACATTTGATGGATTATACTACAACTATCAAGGGAATTGTACTTATGTCCTAATGGAGGAGATTAAACCAAAACATAACTTGAAGATTTATATTGACAACATCTACTGTGATCCCATTAAACATGTTTCCTGCCCGCGATCATTAATTATATCCTACATATCAGAGGTGATCGTACTCAAGAGTCAAAATCTTGTTAGAGCAGCAGAGCTGGAGGTAATTAAAAAAGTTGTCAACATTTTGTGGGAGTGTAACTTAAATTGACATATCATATTAATTTTAAATTTCCTTGATGTCCAAATGACACATTGTGATGCTTTTATTTTCATCACATTTTGACACGTAGTCTTAGAAAATATCTACGCTCATTTTTACaaagttgtttttattaaccctgtctatcttttattttttttaggcaTTCAAAGACGAAAAACGCTTGCAACTTCCCTATATACAACAAGGCATTAAGATCTTCAATTCTGGCATCACCTTGATTGTGGAGATTGTGCCATTGGAAGCCATTATTACTTTTGGATTAAGTGACTTTACAGTCAGTCTACCTTATAAATATTTTGGCAGCAACACACAAGGCCAATGTGGTAAGCCTTTTATTAAAGCAACTACATGTACACAATAtcccacaaaagtgagtacacttcTCACATTTCAGTAAccatttaaatatatacactaagtccccaactattgaacacaattggttccagacgaccgttcttaagtcgaattgttgttaagtaggggaaaaggtaatattaccaatgatataggtactacatgtacgtgtatacatatacagtatatggctgTCTTTGGTCATTTACAGTGGcaattaatacagtatatactgctagacaagctgtacactgattaTTCTAAAGTATAAGCCAGTTTAATTTCTATACTTTTGTCCTTtgaaaagatatactgtaatatctcTGACAAGTGAGGGGTTTACTCACACTAGTGTACATCAGGGTGCTCACACTTGCCTActagctacttttaaaatgactaagTGCCAAAGATCTACCCACTACTGTAAACATAGAgaataaatatatttctaaatatGACTATTTATGtacactgtacatgtatatcaggggtgcgcacactttttcagcatgcaagttacacgTCAAAATGATCCACCTATAAAACTTATATATAAAATCTCAGCGGTAATCTTTGAAACTACtacactaaatactaatgattagtatttcacattcacactttcaaagtttacaggtcatcaaaatagttgatataatCAGTAAGTCATggttcaattcaatatggcaataaatataattaccataattcctcaatagttctgTACATAACCAGAGTAGTATGTctgtcaaaatagctacatatTATTCAGTTAgcctttgctatcaaacattacagatatacaagaaatgaaaatgagtatgcaaaagacaatgcagccgacgTCAacgcaacatattaaaaaggtttaaaGGCAATGGGCACATTATCcagttaatcatgaaataatagttttacaaatgaaagtgtagaaaacacacacttCTATAGTAGATAGAGTTCAGAAGGCGAAGCACacatttttctacataactaacCACTACAAGTGAATGGATAACTTATTGAATGGATAACTGTTGTAGatgtaggcatcttaccgctgagttagtttatctgtaatcagaataataaattTGCATTTCCATGTCGCGTTAGAAGCATCTGTTCACCGCTCACTTTGCCATGGAGGTGCTACAGCGAATCAGGATAGGAGCTTAATGTTAGCTTACTCACATGACATCTGCAAAGTGATGTTTACGACGTGAGTGACACATGCGTTCAACCCACACTACTTTCGTGATCGACTGGTAGCTTGGGATTGATGTAGtggcacccctggtgtacatCACTGAGGTGGCATCATTTGTATAACAATACTTTGTGTCTGGCATCAGGTacgtgcaacaacaacaaagcagaTGACTGCATGTTGCCTGGAGGGCAGCTAGTGCAAAGCTGTGGCATAATGGCTGACTTTTGGCCTGCACAAGATATTTATCAACCAAACTGCCAGATACCACCTGTGATACCAACCGATACACCTGAACCCCCACCCACAGTGACTCCATGCAAGCCGGACTCTGACTGTGATCTGCTTCTGAGCAGGTAAATCACTGCTGTGGTTGTAAGTCTTTGTAAAAGTCAACGTTGTCTTTTGCCATCCTGTTTTGACTCATGATTTTCTTCCGCAGTGTTTTTGAAGAGTGCCATCCTTTTGTCGATCCAGACAATTACTATCAAGGCTGTGTTTTTGACAGTTGCCATGTGTCCAACCCAGCAGTAGAATGCACAAGTTTGCAGACCTACGCTGCCGCTTGTGCTCAGGCCGGTGTTTGTCTGCACTGGAGGAATCACACCACACACTGTGGTAAAATCAACCCAGTTTGCTTGTTGTATAACAACAATCAGAATGCACACCTTTTTGGCACGTTTTATAGTTTACCGTATGTGTGAACCAAAGGTGCGCCCCCGGGGCCGTTTTTGGCCTACAGCTCATATTTTATTGGTCCTCaagatattgtaaaaataaaatgaattcattattaatgaggtacagtcatccctcgcactATCACagttcgattatcactccctcgttatattgcgttttttcataaattaataaaaaaatgatcactgtttcacgGTAGACAATGGTCTATCATTagacaaaacacattgaaatacaactgatatgtagtattgtggtcccTTGGCggtagtaatgacacaaaacattgacgaggccttacattaccttacattacattaccttaatacTGCATGAAGtcctgaagtcagccatggcatgtccgacatgatagagtgaaaaaaaaattcccgaATCTTGTgtagaagtggtaagtttttggcttcttaagtttacaaaaaataaatttgaggctaactggttagctcgctagttcGCGAGCTTGCAAGctagttgcacaatgtggtgtaaagaaTGAATAATacgaggtgactataggagtgttatttcatgacaggattgtaataatgttaaaaaacatatttagaaagttataaacaggttttctatgtgataactatgaaaatattccatgtatgaaCATTGAATCCCATGTcagggaaattcatttattgtggtcaattctggaaccaattaactgtgataaacgagggacgactgtatagtgtcacaccattttttttgtgtcacataTAACACAAAGCTCTTATCAGTGGTTTTAGATTAGATAGATAGGTTTTAGGATCTTTCATACACAATAAGTAGCCACCTACgtccttcaatttttttttatgctgcccTTGGTGGAAATAGTTTGGTACCCTAATGTAAATCATTAAAGAGAACTAGCCATATTGAATTTAATTGTTCTTTGTTCACTTACAGAAAGTGACTGTCCATCTGACAAAGTCTACAAACCATGTGGTCCTGTTGAACAGCCAACATGTGAAGACAGGTAAATTGCAAATcaggtgtatttatttttgaagttATTGTGCATCAGTGATGGGAATTTTGTCTCTTTTAATGGAGCCagttcttttggctcagctccgtTTAAAGATCCAGCTCTTTCGGTCCATAAAGTGGACGCATTTTTGACGGCTTGTCCAACGACATTGTGGCAAGTGTCAGTTTCTGCCATCAGCAGCGTATGCTCTGACAAGAACAACGCAGTTTTGCATGTCAATGAATGGCCTTATTGTGACACATACAacgaggcctgtcacgataattgataaatcgattaatcaaacgacaaaaaaacaacttcgaTCATTTTCagcggcctcgataaattgacatgtgcgatATGTGGGCCAGTTCAAATGTGACCCCCtgcattagtttaacaatacactacataattgcgtttgtggtgtgtgtgtgtgtgtgtgtgtgtgtgtgtgtgcatgtgtgtgcatgcatgtgtgatttttattgGAGTTTTtgtttcttaacagagacatagtctattttattttcattgaagttttttttttctttttttgtttgtttattattttgtttgtttaatttatttaacagCTCTTGACAGTCCAATTATAATGTTAAATACTTTTcataaattaaagtttattgcttttgatacaatgtactctcattattatgccatataattaatgaaaaaatggtctcataAATGGTGATAACAATATGGATTATCGACACtaatttgtaggacagttatcgacaagcaaaatttgttatacGTACAACCTACATACAACCACAAAATACAGACATCTCTGTCCTGCCAACAACATAATACAACAAAAGTTCAAAAAATGAAAAGTCAGGAAATCATAAACAGCGCATGTAAGCCTCACAACAACATTCTGTATAAATGTCAATATTGCTGATGTATTTCCACATTCTTTCTCGCAGTCCTAGTGTACCACCGCTGGACTACATAACTGAAGGCTGCTTTTGTCCTGAGGGAACAAAACTCTTCAACAAAGAATCAGGCATATGTGTTGATAAGTGTGGTGAGTTTATCTTTTACTCACTAATTTACCACTAATAAATCAAGTCTAATGGGCTCTGCTCATATTCCAACAGGGTGTCTTGATCCTGAGGGTATTCCTCGTGAGGTGAGTCAGGTCTTTATGTATCATGGTTTAGTTCAAATCACTATTTGATGATTTCAGTCAGTCAATATACTGTCTTTGCCAGTTTAATGAAAGGTTTGAGTACAAATGCCAAAACTGCATCTGCGAGGAGACCACCAAGGCCATAACATGTGTACCTAAGGTGTGCCCATCATTACCTGTAGCCAACTGCACAGCTCCAGGCTTTGTCATTATCAACGAGACCAATCCTGCGGACCCTTGCTGTAGCATCTTAGTTTGCCGTAAGATGTGAAGCACCGCTGCACATTGAGTTTCTCATCTGTTTATAGTACAGGTGATCTAAGGTGCctttcattgtcattttgtCCATCATGTCCACAGGATGTCACAGCAACACTTGTCCAGTCATCGACATGATGTGTCCAGTTGGCTATGCTGCAGTTGTCCATGTGCCGGAGGGAAAATGCTGTCCAGAACACACATGTGGTGAGCTCCTAGCttcatcatttaacattttcataACCTAATCCTTGAATAATCACACGGCAAACCTTACCATGCTCCCATTCTAGAACCGAAAATGGTTTGCATCCACAAAAATGCTGTATACCAGGTAATTAATTCAGTTGATTTTTCAAATATACTATTTCATAAGCCCTGCTGCATCAGAAATCATGACCTCTGTATTTTCTAGCCTGGTGATACGGTCCCCGTGGTTCCATGCCAGGATTGTACTTGTACCAACGTTGTGGACCCCAAATCTGGTTTCTTAAAAATAAACTGCGAGATTCAGCAATGTCGAGAAAATTGTGAACAGGtaagcaaaaataaatgtagCCACCTTACGTAAAGTTtgcttattttaaataatatgtCAAATAATCTGCctctaaaaaaaattgtcatcaaaatgacatttgacattttgctTTACtcattttcaaaagtatatCACAGATTTCAGTGCATGTAGTTTTACTTAACATAATAAAATTGGTCTATAAGTACTTTTGACCTtgattttacattatttcatttaatcTTTCTTAAATTTCAGTTTTAGCAGTGCATCCAAATTTGGagttaaattgatttttttgttgttgactggctagaaatgacacaagaaagtgtcaaaatattttaagtttaCTGTTTTGTCGAGggggtaccccgcctgtcacctgaagtcagctgggattggctccagcatacccccgtgaccctaatgaggagaagcggcatagaaaatggatggatgggatggatgttTGGCAATATTAATGGagaatatatgatatatacagtatatataatatataataatatatgatatttgtattgttttatacaGCCCTCTTCTGACTGGATAATTACAAGGAAATATAACCACTGTTCCAAAGGCTGATGCTAAAGTCCAGTAAAATCCACAGTCAAGAGAAacggttttcaaagtgtgacgcAGGCCTTCCCAGCAGGGAAGGGCCAGAAGATTTCAGGGGAGGTACAGCAgttgaaaagagcaaagatttttttttttttttttttttttacctgagctAAGCTAAGTTAGCTAAGATAGATTCCGTTAAATTGAAATGCAAAGTGAATAGATTTTTGGTCACTTCACTGAGAGAGTACACGGAGTGGGGTCATTACCAGTTAAGAAATGCCCATTCACTcaatagaaacaaacttttaatTGCTAATGTAGACAAAATTAACTGTAATGTGTATAATTCATACAAAGGTTTCAGGACATCCATTCTTCCTTTTGTCAGGGTTATAGATATGCTGAAGCCAAGACAAATGAATGCTGTGGAAGGTGTATACAGACACACTGCATCTTAAATATTCATGGAACTGAGCACCTCCTGAAGGTGAGTTAGATGTTTTTCACCTTAATTTCTTgtataatatttcattttatagatagatatactgtagcattATGAAGTTGCATAGTTACAGTGTCGGTGTATGTCCTTATCTCCAGCAAGGAGATACGTGGTCACCATCACATGATATGTGTGAGCATTACACCTGTGTGAAAAGTAATGAGACATTAACAGCTGTCGGCACACACATTGTGTGTCCACCATTCCAACAAAGCAACTGCCAACCTGTAAGTTTAACCAGCAACCACATATTGGAAGAGCTGACAATTGAACACATGCCTGATGTTGTATGGTATGTTTCCTTCATTTAGGATACAATTCAAACTGCAGCAAATGGCTGTTGTAAAATCTGTGAGTACTtgtgacagctttattttgtccTGGTGGTAAAGTCAATAAACATAAGCTATTTGTGATTCCCTTTTGAAAAAAGGTGTGGAGCGGGAGAAGGCGTGCAAGCTGGTGCCCACTAACAAGTATATCACACACAAGAACTGTCAGTCTGTTGAAAAGGTAGACATTCCATATTGTGAAGGCTCCTGCAACACTTACACAAAGTAGGTTTACGCACACCCCCttatatgcattatttttttcaaatatatacacatttatttTGAGTCCTGCCTCTCTTCCTACA from Dunckerocampus dactyliophorus isolate RoL2022-P2 chromosome 5, RoL_Ddac_1.1, whole genome shotgun sequence encodes the following:
- the LOC129180980 gene encoding intestinal mucin-like protein, with protein sequence MEHIGSGVCLTMICSDICEINNKTEPCWTTPLPKPTPSVPTCPDWEVAQNETFLLCNCTMARCIENNTIEIIPYECPPLKNITCTNGKKPVLVSDKDHCCHHYACDCECKGWGDPHYITFDGLYYNYQGNCTYVLMEEIKPKHNLKIYIDNIYCDPIKHVSCPRSLIISYISEVIVLKSQNLVRAAELEAFKDEKRLQLPYIQQGIKIFNSGITLIVEIVPLEAIITFGLSDFTVSLPYKYFGSNTQGQCGTCNNNKADDCMLPGGQLVQSCGIMADFWPAQDIYQPNCQIPPVIPTDTPEPPPTVTPCKPDSDCDLLLSSVFEECHPFVDPDNYYQGCVFDSCHVSNPAVECTSLQTYAAACAQAGVCLHWRNHTTHCESDCPSDKVYKPCGPVEQPTCEDSPSVPPLDYITEGCFCPEGTKLFNKESGICVDKCGCLDPEGIPREFNERFEYKCQNCICEETTKAITCVPKVCPSLPVANCTAPGFVIINETNPADPCCSILVCRCHSNTCPVIDMMCPVGYAAVVHVPEGKCCPEHTCEPKMVCIHKNAVYQPGDTVPVVPCQDCTCTNVVDPKSGFLKINCEIQQCRENCEQGYRYAEAKTNECCGRCIQTHCILNIHGTEHLLKQGDTWSPSHDMCEHYTCVKSNETLTAVGTHIVCPPFQQSNCQPDTIQTAANGCCKICVEREKACKLVPTNKYITHKNCQSVEKVDIPYCEGSCNTYTKYSEEASAVQPTCSCCKGVRYSNRTVDLLCLNGDMVPYSYIHVDECSCTLSDCTRPVGAPARRRRSFTLL